Proteins found in one Gemmatimonadaceae bacterium genomic segment:
- a CDS encoding UPF0182 family protein: MSEPNDPLIQTWAKIFPGVFQPLEKMPADLRAHLRYPDELFRAQTARFVTYHMNTPATFYNREDEWQVPVVTRNDQAVPFMRHIVMRLPDEKDAEFIYMAPFTPRGKDNLAAWMVARNDGANYGKLRVYRFPRQSLVFGPRQIENRINQDTDISQQVSLWDQRGSQVIRGDLLVIPIDKALLYVQPMYLQAEGGQIPELKRVVVAYQNQVIMRETLDAALSAMFGGQVDSRRPTVVAAKDSAAIPAVPSAAGVVDAATRLTIAEAQRRYQAAIDAQRKGDWARYGEEIRQLGVLLEKLGGSRPQ; the protein is encoded by the coding sequence GTGTCGGAGCCCAATGACCCGTTGATTCAAACGTGGGCGAAGATCTTTCCGGGCGTGTTTCAGCCGCTGGAGAAGATGCCGGCCGATCTGCGCGCGCACTTGCGCTACCCCGACGAGCTGTTCCGCGCGCAGACGGCACGGTTCGTCACCTACCACATGAACACGCCCGCGACGTTCTACAACCGCGAAGATGAGTGGCAGGTGCCGGTGGTCACGCGCAACGATCAGGCGGTGCCATTCATGCGGCATATCGTGATGCGATTGCCCGACGAGAAGGACGCCGAATTCATCTACATGGCACCATTCACACCGCGGGGAAAGGACAATCTGGCCGCGTGGATGGTGGCACGGAACGACGGCGCCAACTACGGCAAACTCCGCGTCTATCGCTTCCCGCGACAAAGCCTGGTGTTCGGGCCGCGGCAGATCGAGAATCGCATCAATCAGGACACCGACATCTCGCAGCAGGTTTCGCTGTGGGATCAGCGCGGTTCGCAGGTCATTCGCGGTGACCTGCTGGTGATTCCCATCGACAAGGCGCTGCTGTATGTGCAGCCGATGTATCTGCAGGCCGAAGGGGGCCAGATTCCGGAGCTCAAGCGCGTGGTGGTCGCATATCAGAATCAGGTGATCATGCGGGAAACACTGGACGCGGCGCTGTCGGCCATGTTTGGTGGTCAGGTGGATTCGAGACGTCCAACGGTGGTGGCCGCGAAGGACAGCGCGGCCATTCCGGCGGTGCCATCCGCCGCCGGCGTGGTGGATGCAGCGACACGGTTGACGATTGCCGAAGCGCAGCGACGCTATCAGGCGGCCATCGATGCGCAGCGAAAGGGGGATTGGGCGCGCTACGGCGAGGAGATCCGTCAACTGGGGGTGCTGCTGGAAAAGCTCGGAGGGTCGCGCCCGCAGTAG